Part of the Vicia villosa cultivar HV-30 ecotype Madison, WI unplaced genomic scaffold, Vvil1.0 ctg.003906F_1_1, whole genome shotgun sequence genome is shown below.
GTTAAGATGATGAAAAAGCCACCTAAAGAAGGTCTATATCCTAGAATTATTTTGGTAATTGCATTATGTTCTCATACCCTTGATCAGCATCAAAGAGACAGATGTTAAACATTAAAGAAGAAAATGATATGGGTTATTAGTTatatttgaaactttttttttttcaattagttTTCACTCTTGGATCCCTGAAGAACACAAAAAATGGTAAAGCAAGATCAAGTTTCATGTCCAAAATCCAATGGAATGCTGCATTTAGGCTTACTCGACTACGCCAAAGCctgaattggtgatttggcactgcCTTCTAGCACAAATTTTACTTGCCACCCCGAAATTATATCTGACATCCCCATTCTTCATTATTCCATAAATGTCTTTTGTGAAATCGGAACAATTTTTCCGAACGAAATTTCCGGTATAATATTGAAATTTTTAGTATATACGAAATTTCTGGTAGTTCATTTGAAATTTTCGGCAAGTTGCAATTAGtttcggaaatttcaaaatttgtggTAAAATCCTGTAAATTTCGAAATTTTTAGTAAAATCTcttagaaattttaaaatttcccgTAAAATCtactgaaaatttcaaaatttcaggTAAAATCTTCTGGGAATTTTAAAATTTCCGATataatttatattgaattttaaaatttatggtaAAATCTtgtggaaatttcaaaatttccagtaTAAAACTCACTTTTTAAAAGAATTTCGGATATGTACTTGAAGTTTCCAGTATCGCCGAGgagttttcaaattttttagtgAAAACTTTGAACAAAGATATTTTGGTCTTTAAATACACTTTGAGAGGTATTAGGTATAAGTGTGGGCTGGCGGTTAGTTTCTCCCTTCTAGCTGCTAGTGGAATGGATATGTTAGTATAAGTGTGGGCTGGCGGTTAGTTTCTCCCTTCTAGCTGCTAGTGGAATGGATATGTTtttcttagagtgtgtttggatgaggtaattaaaaattttaaagtaatttaaaattcaaatgattcaattcaaatccattcatttttaaattgttttgtttggatggagtattaagataattcattgttagatttttggtatcattttgtataaaatttaaattttttggaccaaataaaaaaatgaaaaagtagggactaatttgtaatttttaaaaatttgaaggaccaaattgtaaaatttaaaaattattaaggaccaatttgtaattttttaaaaatttgtggggtcaattttataattttgaaaaatatgaagaccaatttgtaaattttgaagaaataataataacaaatacactctatggaacatgagagaaatttcaaattctttggtttttggtgtcatttcaaaatgattaaatttaacttagatgaaatactccataaatttccatcatttcaacaattcttcatttttgtatccaaacaatggattttggtcaaatcattttaaattccctcaaaacattactttctctcgttaaaatgctccatccaaacacactgtTAGGGgtgtttgttaatttgttcaTATAGGATGATTTAACATGCCACCTCCTTAGTTATACATGCCACATTCTAAGGGATTTACTTTTACCACTGTATCCTTTACCCTTGTCTAAAGTcactaatttaaaaaaatatgcgTTCAatcggaaatttcaaaaatatatcaaacttttaaaaaattttgagtttttaccggaaatttcaagaatatatcagaaattttgaaatttccgatatatttttttgcaaaaaatataaaatataaaatttgtgtactaccgaaaatttcaaattttcagtagtacaaattttattttatttttgcaaaaaatatactaaaaattttagagaatattcgaaaatttcaaaagttttatCGAAAATTTCATGCTTCACCTCCCATTAACTAATTCTTAAAGTAATTTTGGAATAAACAAATGTGGAAGGTGGCATTATAATAAAAAGGGTGCATGTTAAATGTTTTTCATATAGCTAATGAAGTATTTGCTCTAACTTGACACTACTTGGTTCATATTTATTAGCTGTAGCCTTTATCACCAAATAAGTGACAAATATTAGCCGTAGCCTTCTGAATGTCAACGAACTCAAGATAATAAACCGATATGAACTCCCTCAACTTATTCTTAATTCTATTTCTCTATCCGTACATATTAAAAGTACCAATCAACATTAAACACGACCTCTAGCTACCTTGATAAcctttttagaaatttttttcaCCTCTATACCTTCATAGATTCATCTGAcgtgatttttttttatctttaaaattgGCAGATCCATCTTCGAACGCACCACAATTTGTTTTTTAAGAAGTGTTTTCgtagatgcatttccgaatttaCCCACTAATGAATTTCGAGTTACATCTCCGAAATAATTATatccaaaaacaaaataaaaaaaaatcagaaacacTTGATATAAATTTAACATAGGTGTTCTAAATTACATAGATATTGAAATAGAAATTTAACATTAGATATTGTTATAAACGGGTAGCTGAGGACGTTGCAACACTTTAATGACATCTTCTCCAGATCTCTAAATCTTCGCATCGATTTCAATCAGACCCTTAGTGGAGTATCAACGAAAAGTACTTCACATAACCTTTAAATCGTCATACATCTTTAGTGCAAACTGGGTGAACTGCATATTTCCTTCAATGTCGAGTGATGTTGAacgatactcgagcttgacaaccttttgattttctggatattgTAGAAGAGAATTGAGTATGGTAACCAGTTCGACAAGCGGCGTGTCCTTGGAGAACCTAAATTGAAGTAGTGGTTTcacactgtaatacggtgggagaactgacttttaaaaaatgccgcggatagcaagagttgccaccgacttttattttatccaattggaaaggcaaaaagaacaggaaagacctatgaaagattttgagttcggggggtaggttatacaaagggaaggtatgagcaccatttgtatccatggttatccatgggctcttaattgcttagctcacttgtttgtttgaaatatttgaaaagaagtgtaatgtgtgtttagaaaagatttctgaataaggactttaacttgtaaataagtgtagccttttggaaattgtttgaaaaggaggtgtgaaaagcattttgaattttgaattgattgtgagcaagcagttaaaagcacctaccctaagtttgtctttcttgttctttaagtctttcgtttgaaagagctatccataccataaggagggtaggtagtcctttcattggatgtacgggtcatcgagggtcatcgtttgccataagtctatccataccataagaagggcggGAAGTCTTTAGGAAAGGATGAAATAATTATCtgtaggcaaccagtaaggataccttagcattcgaaaggactatcatcatttatcaaggcaacattgagggacgagatcattttaatcgtaggcaactcgaagggactataatGATTTGAATCGAATGCAACAGGCTAAggcatccctacgctcgagggacttgactattttgatcgaaaggcagcataagagagattaccttaaaggtgtgtgtgcatcaatcacgtgagttGAATTTAGTTATGTTATCTTGAATTAGGTGAGCTAGATTCAATTAATTGTcatgtcactccctattttactaaccacgcagttaatatcatgcagaaaaataaagtgcggaaacgtaaatgtcctacgctattacaaggcttcgggatggggggtattacaataaaaacctgtcgggagagatgcggaaaagtaaatcctaAAACTATTAcacggctttggggcagttacataataattaataaaaatatgcagaaaataaaagcctaattactattacaatccTTAGCCGTTACATAATATGAAAAACTATGaagaaataaaatacgaaaataaaaatcctaattactattacaacctcgaaacagttacataataataaaaatatgcgAGAAATATAATAGCGGGTGAAATGAAAAGTCAAGAAAATATGTAAAgagagaagaggaggaagaattAGAGTTAGAAAGGatttaatgttaattaaaatataaatttaatttgattatgaaaattaaacctaattctaattaattaatctaattaaataattatgtacaattaaatcaaatcaaatctaattATATCCTAAATgtcaaattgattttaattgttaatcctaaaaaaatctaatcaaatccTAATTGTCaaatctaattttaattattaaatctaaATCTAATTAAATTCTAATCAAAATTAAATCGATTAAACCTAAACtaattgtttttgtattttttatgaatttctaatgattaaactaattaaaatatcctaattaaattaaaataaattagttgaagaaagaaaaaaagtttatttggttgaaaaaaaaatcctaatcctaattaattaatgaaaataaagggttaataaataattaaaagttaaaaggttaattaataaaataagagaaatagtgAAAAAGTGATGAAAATTGGGAGAAAAAAGGTTGAGGGGCGTCGACGTTACCGGCATGACGGTTGTTGGGCTGTTGCGTTTTGCGGTGCCGTTGGAGGGATTGTCGGCGGTTGAGGCGTCAAGGAGTGATGCGGATCCGGTTGATTCGGTGGTTCTGACTGAGTTccacttctcttttgttttcctcttctacGTCTTTGATAGATTATTTTCTATGTGATTTCATCTTCCCCATATGTATTCTCTCTTCTCCATtcacacaaacaaaatcaaatcaaaagaaaaaacaacactttcaaaacaataatcatggccatcaattgaaccaataaaaagctagcaaaaataaaaaataaacaacaccTCCTGAGGGCTTCGATGGCGGTATGTGGAGGAAAGATGCGCGTTGAAACGCTCGGTTCTACGATGGAGTCTTCGGTGGAGGTTGAACCGCTTGGTTCTTCGGTGAGAGAAAGATATAAGTTCTTAAGTTTTTTGAAAgtgttcttgatgttcttcaataaGCTATGAAGTTGTTATGATATTCATGAGAGAAAGTGACGTTTGATCTTAGAGAGGAggaggagaaaatatttttttgtgtttgtgagaagagagagagagtgggaGTAAGGGTTATAATTGTTGTGTGTTTAAtgtgtaaaaattagtgatatttatagtgtaacttaggtcaacaaatatggaacaaaaaatcaaatattaactatTCATTAAAAGCTTAAACAAAACATAATTTGATTGtgatcttttaaatgattaactaatattttcttaaatgATCTTTACTTGTTACCCAAGTTGAACAATgttaaaaatagaacaaataaaagtagaaatgttagaagtgagattcaagtccgggacctctcgctcatgtaccttttaacctcaaatccttaccaactgtgctacgtcacttattcgaaataaaatgatgtttgcaAATGTATGAGGGAAAACTTTGGGGGTATGACACACACCATTGAAGTAAGCAAAAGTAAGGTGAAGATATGTTTGGGTTAGAGACATATTTTTGATTTGTGGTGAGTGGTGTTGAAGAATTGGTCAGAGACCCTATTTATAGAAGGTTTGGAGAAATTTGGTCCCAAAATTTCTTATCCTTTGTCAGGGCATGTTTTAGGGATACACTTCCGAATTCACATATTATTTTAAGCGTTTCAGAAATGTATTTCCAAATTATGCAGAACCAGAAACATAGAACAATTAGGCAGAATCAACACCATGGAAACGTAAAAACAATTAAATTGGTAAAAGTAAACAGTGATAAAATGTTGAATAGATATATCATGTATGTATTGAATCGTATAAAATTTACATTATGCAcgtcaatacatacaaaaatggtttGATTACATTCTAAAATATACCAAACTAATTGTCACCGCTTAAATCTAAAATCGGTTCTTTCTTCGACTTCTCTCTATTTGTTTCTCTCTCAAGCTCCCTTAACTTGGTGAATTCTTCCattctttccaaaaaatgatctGGACAAGTTTCCGCCTCTTTTGCGGAATGTGCCGTCCACTCCACTAACGTAGCCGGAATAGGACACCCAGTTTCAAATAAACACGAATAAAATGGAGCGATCTAAGGTACCCAATACAAATGATGCGGCTAGATGAGTCTTAAGGTGGGCTACTCCAAAGTGGGAAAAATGTCTTAGAAAAACCATATCTTGTCAGATTGATACACACCCTGTCATATAAACTTGCTATAAGATGGCCCATTTCAGGGAAGCACATTAATTTTTAGGTGGTGCAGAACCGGTAAGATATGGAACAAGAGCATTGTGAATTTTATCGAATCCTTCCTTATTTCCATATAGTCGTGTGTAAGCTTGCCTATGCGATGTCAAGTTCGACATAAGTGTTTGTTACACAAGAGTGTGATTCTCTCCTCCTTTACCATGAAAACTGGACACGACATGAAACCTGCAATTACCATCACCCCCATCATCTACAATCCTTTCAATGTGTTGGTGCATAAAAattggcatctcatcaatgtgaaTAATCGGTGGTGGAATTGATGTTTTCATACTCTGAGGTGTACATGGTGGTTTGGAAATGCGAGCTCCCTAGAAAACACTTTTTTTGGATTTTGGGGTTGGAGAATTCAGGAAATATGAATCAACAACTTAATGGTAAGACGGAGTCTACTTTGTTGAACTATCATCTTGTGTAGTTTTCACCTTTTTTGGGGCACCCTTGGTTTTTACCGGTTGCGAAGGAGGTTTCAAATCAGTGGTTTCTGGAAAGGCCATTTTCCTCAGTTGTTCTATAATGTGCAATCTCACAGTGTCATTCACTTTAGAAAATCTATCCATGATCACTTCCAACTCGATTGTGATGGTTATACTCAATGTACCGTGCTTATTCAAACCGTAGTCATCAAATTAGAGTCTTTTCCAATGAGTGTAAACCTTATCCATGTGTATTGggtattgaacttcattttttagacaAGATTCAAGCGCATGGAAGCCTATAATTTTTCTAAATTGTACATCCACACTTCGAACTATCCGACCCCGTTATCTCCGCACGCTTtgctttataaaatataaaattcaatCCCGCTCGGGATATGTTAAGAACCAATTGTGAGTATAAAATGTTATCTTTGAAACAGTTCTACTACGGTTGTGCTCCGACCAAACGTGATTTGAATTTCATTATGTTGGTTTTGAAGCATTTGGTTCACCGTGTCCCATTCTctacacaaatctcccttgctatcacccaaccatgtCTTCAACATCATATTTGCAGATTCGACTCTATTAGTTGTTGTGTTTCCCAAATGTCTAACCCGGTCTGTCCAAGCACACACAACTTTCTCTTTCACCTGATCAAAAATAGTGGATTTCACGTATTTCAGAAAATTTAGATACTTGACACACAAGTTCCTTAAATGTACAACATTCTCAATATATAACTCTTTTGTAGAAGAATTTATAATATTCGTCCATGCATCCATTATCTTGTCCAACACGACACTAAATTTGACCATGTTTCCTTCTTTATCCCTGATTTCTTTTATGCTAACCCCAGGTTTGAGTTTGGATCtcacattttttgttatatgatacCGATAAAGTAATGCATATGATGTAGGAAACACACTACCAACCGCATTCATAAGGGCGTAATCTCGGCCGGTTACGATGACACTAGGCATATTTTATGGATCCTTCAACAAACTCTTTTATATGTCCAACACCCATGTAacattgtcttctttttcacattcgAGAAATACAAATCACACCGAAAATGTTTTCTCCGTAGAAGTGACACCAACAatttctagaagaggaagcctatacttgttggtcttgtacgttgAATCAATTATAAGGACAGTTGGATATGTGTTGGATAACTTGATACTTTCTGTATGGGTCCAAAAAATGTCACGGACACTTACTTTATCATCACACCATATGTACCTTGAAACATAGTGGTTATCgtccaaaagtttcaaaagttgttgcatttcggaTCTCAGACCTCTGCTCGCAACCTTATGTTTATAACTTTTGTTGTGTACCTACTTGATATTTGACACATTTTGTGATCTCTTATGTTTCAAATCTGCAAGTATGTTTCTTGGTGAAACTTTGATTATTgacatttttgaaataatttcttTCTCCTCCGGCTTAAGTCGACCTACAATTGGATGACCTTGTTGCTTGGTGTCCAACGCATGATTATGTTTACCACAAATGACATAAACCGCCATGTATCATCCACCCTACATGATCCACACAATTTAAATGGACACTCATATTTTCTCAATCCAATGTCATTGTGTTTTAACTTCCAAACTCTTGAAACATATTTTCCACCTCTCTCACATATCATTGTTAGAAATGCTTTCCTACTACTAGTTCCATTGTCAGACCTTCCAATCACAATGCCAAACCCGAGTTTGCTAGCTTTCATTAGGGGCAATTACATATAAGTTAGGATTTGGATTTGGGTAAAATTTGTTTAACGAGTGTTTTAAaagtaaaatatgattattatatCCCTCAGTTATTACGGGAACCGAAGGGATAAATCATTTAGTATACACTTTGTGGCAACCGgcttaaatttaataaaaaaacagagCCGCCaccttaaatttatttttaaagggAAAAAAGAGATAAAACCTTTTAATGGTGAAATTTGGGTTTGTAGGTAATTTaaacaaagggaaggtgttaggcatcctttgcctcccttgtattCAAGGTGAACCATTTAGTCTTtaggtttttaaataaaaaatacatgaaaATTTTTTCA
Proteins encoded:
- the LOC131641650 gene encoding uncharacterized protein LOC131641650, with the translated sequence MAVYVICGKHNHALDTKQQGHPIVGRLKPEEKEIISKMSIIKVSPRNILADLKHKRSQNVSNIKYIWCDDKVSVRDIFWTHTESIKLSNTYPTVLIIDSTYKTNKYRLPLLEIVGVTSTEKTFSV